The proteins below are encoded in one region of Vibrio sp. ED004:
- the csy3 gene encoding type I-F CRISPR-associated protein Csy3: protein MELCTQLNYVRSLSAGKAYFYHLSKSGEMCPLEIDRTRLRAPKGGYAEAYKGDKFAEKNVAPQDLAYSNRPFIEECYVKPGVDDIYCAFPLRIRANSLTPYICSDGEVRGKLSLLAKTYKELNGYQELAHRYAKNILLGTWLWRNRECRQLSIEVTTSDSQTLIIENATRLSWYGHWDEDSAGCLEKLTAYLMRALSDPTEYSYMDVKAKIGVGWGDEVYPSQEFLDSQEDGVPTKQLATIKLLNGQETVAFHGQKIGAALQSIDDWWHEDADKPLRVNEYGADREYVIARRHVTLKNDFYQLLRNTENWTESMTATQAIPNDVHFIMSVLIKGGLFNCSSSKSKTKAK from the coding sequence ATGGAACTTTGTACTCAGCTGAACTACGTACGCTCTCTTTCCGCTGGCAAAGCATATTTCTACCATCTTTCGAAAAGTGGTGAGATGTGTCCCCTTGAAATTGATAGAACTAGGTTGCGCGCACCAAAAGGGGGTTATGCAGAAGCATATAAGGGAGACAAGTTTGCTGAAAAGAATGTTGCTCCACAAGATTTAGCTTATTCCAATCGTCCGTTCATTGAAGAGTGTTATGTAAAGCCGGGTGTAGATGATATCTACTGTGCATTCCCCCTTCGAATTCGAGCCAATTCTCTAACCCCATATATCTGTAGTGACGGTGAAGTACGCGGTAAACTTTCATTACTGGCTAAAACTTACAAAGAGCTCAATGGGTATCAGGAGCTAGCTCATCGATACGCAAAGAACATCCTGCTTGGCACTTGGCTTTGGAGAAACAGAGAGTGTCGACAATTGTCGATAGAAGTGACCACCAGTGATTCACAAACCTTGATTATAGAAAACGCAACAAGGCTTTCTTGGTATGGTCATTGGGACGAAGATTCAGCAGGATGTCTAGAAAAGCTCACAGCCTATTTGATGCGAGCCCTTTCTGACCCAACCGAATACTCCTACATGGATGTCAAAGCTAAAATTGGAGTTGGTTGGGGAGATGAGGTTTACCCAAGCCAAGAGTTTTTAGATAGCCAAGAAGATGGTGTTCCTACTAAGCAGCTTGCCACCATAAAACTATTGAACGGACAGGAAACTGTTGCATTTCATGGTCAAAAAATTGGTGCAGCTTTGCAATCGATTGACGATTGGTGGCATGAAGACGCAGATAAGCCATTAAGAGTGAATGAGTATGGCGCTGATAGAGAATACGTTATAGCAAGGCGACACGTAACACTTAAGAACGATTTCTATCAGCTGCTTAGAAATACCGAGAATTGGACTGAAAGCATGACTGCTACTCAGGCCATTCCCAATGATGTTCATTTTATCATGTCTGTCTTGATCAAAGGCGGCCTATTCAATTGCTCAAGTTCAAAGTCTAAAACGAAGGCTAAGTAA
- a CDS encoding TniQ family protein: MKADIQLYPDESLESFLLRLSQEQGYERFSHFAEDIWFDTMDQHEAIAGAFPLELERVNIYHAQTTSQMRVRVLIHLENQLKLNNFGVLRLALSHSKSQFSPQYKAVHRFGADYPYAFVRKRFTPICPLCIGEAPYIHQQWQFISHQACEHHGCKLIHHCPECKSRLEYQSTESSSQCECGFELRNSPVEDAPEAELLVARWLSGNDSKPLGLLKTEMTLSERYGFLLWYVNRYGEFDDDLCFESFIEYCGAWPTSLWQDLDVLKEKAELVRVKDWKKMFFNEAFGALLKDCRQLPSRQLSHNIVLTQVLAYFTKLMATVPPSAKGNIGDVLLSPLEASTLLSCTTDEVYRLYEFGEIKAAIRPRMHTKIASHESAFTLRSVIETKLTRMSSESDGLSVYLPEW; the protein is encoded by the coding sequence GTGAAAGCGGATATTCAACTTTACCCTGACGAATCGCTCGAAAGCTTCTTGTTGCGTTTATCGCAAGAACAAGGCTACGAGCGATTTTCTCATTTCGCCGAAGATATCTGGTTCGACACCATGGATCAGCATGAGGCGATTGCTGGTGCTTTCCCCTTAGAGCTCGAACGAGTCAATATCTACCACGCTCAAACCACAAGCCAAATGCGAGTGCGGGTTCTTATCCACCTTGAGAACCAATTAAAGCTCAACAACTTTGGTGTATTGCGCCTAGCGCTATCACATTCAAAATCTCAATTCTCTCCGCAATATAAAGCTGTACATAGGTTCGGGGCTGATTACCCTTATGCTTTTGTTCGTAAGCGCTTCACGCCTATTTGTCCCCTATGTATTGGCGAAGCTCCTTACATTCATCAGCAGTGGCAATTTATCTCTCACCAAGCCTGTGAGCATCATGGCTGTAAACTGATTCATCACTGCCCTGAGTGTAAGTCGAGGCTTGAATACCAAAGTACCGAGAGTAGTAGCCAATGTGAATGTGGTTTTGAACTCCGAAACTCGCCAGTCGAAGATGCGCCAGAGGCTGAGCTTTTGGTCGCTAGATGGTTATCGGGAAATGATTCAAAACCCTTGGGATTACTAAAAACAGAAATGACGTTATCTGAGCGCTATGGTTTTTTACTTTGGTATGTAAATCGCTATGGTGAGTTTGATGATGATCTCTGTTTTGAGTCATTCATTGAATATTGTGGCGCTTGGCCAACGTCATTGTGGCAAGACCTCGATGTTTTGAAAGAGAAGGCAGAGCTCGTCCGAGTAAAAGATTGGAAGAAGATGTTTTTCAATGAAGCTTTTGGTGCTCTGCTTAAAGATTGCCGTCAGTTACCCAGTCGGCAGTTGAGTCACAATATCGTACTGACACAGGTGTTAGCTTACTTTACAAAGCTAATGGCAACAGTGCCTCCAAGCGCGAAAGGAAATATCGGTGATGTACTGCTCAGCCCCTTAGAAGCTTCTACATTGCTTTCTTGTACAACAGATGAGGTATATCGGTTGTATGAGTTTGGTGAGATCAAAGCCGCTATCAGGCCGCGAATGCATACCAAAATTGCAAGTCATGAATCGGCATTTACTTTAAGAAGTGTCATCGAGACAAAGTTGACTCGAATGAGCTCTGAAAGTGATGGTTTAAGTGTGTATCTACCTGAGTGGTAA
- a CDS encoding DUF262 domain-containing protein, with product MAIVFNQPQTISQLLEQRLTIPEYQRPYKWQPKHVNQLIDDIFNHRTKPCYRLGTVVLHQDKDSESGEENQALNIVDGQQRLLTLTLICTILDTEQKRISSTLLEHKFESSVSIENLKNNAQVISERVASLSSTEKQELLDFVLNKCELIQVTLDYLSEAFQFFDSQNARGKALAPHDLLKAYHLREMMDSTEQTERLHHVSLWEQGVNPDDDSANLHTIMGEFLFRIRRWIDGDYGIQFSRHNIDVFKGINLDSTQYAYVDSMLALDYAIETFNADPARKWDKQTKGYPFQVDQVMINGKRFFEYIQHYMAIHSTLFVGDDARLSSFVDKHAKYKGSSRKGDSYVRNLFLCVVMYYYDKFGDVELEKAAQVCYRWSYFLRLELQRIGMESVDNHAKDRSGLFRAISKAVHPQQVLNFQPPYIQEPKFKNAKNVQASIDAMKSGSVNE from the coding sequence ATGGCAATTGTCTTCAATCAGCCTCAAACGATATCTCAGTTACTGGAACAAAGGCTTACAATTCCTGAGTACCAGCGCCCATACAAGTGGCAGCCAAAGCACGTAAATCAACTGATTGATGACATCTTTAACCACCGCACTAAGCCGTGTTATCGGCTTGGTACGGTGGTACTGCATCAAGATAAAGATTCAGAAAGTGGCGAAGAAAATCAGGCTCTCAACATCGTTGATGGTCAGCAGCGTCTTCTTACCCTAACGTTAATTTGCACCATTCTGGATACTGAACAGAAACGTATCTCATCAACGCTTCTTGAGCACAAATTTGAATCATCAGTCAGTATCGAAAACCTTAAGAATAATGCGCAAGTCATCTCTGAGCGAGTAGCAAGTCTTTCATCTACAGAAAAGCAGGAACTACTCGATTTCGTTCTTAACAAGTGCGAGCTTATTCAAGTTACGCTAGATTATCTCAGTGAAGCCTTCCAGTTTTTCGATTCACAAAATGCTCGCGGTAAAGCGCTTGCACCTCATGATCTGCTCAAAGCTTACCATCTACGTGAAATGATGGACTCGACAGAGCAAACAGAGCGCCTACACCATGTAAGCTTGTGGGAGCAGGGCGTTAACCCAGATGATGACTCTGCGAATTTGCACACTATCATGGGAGAGTTCTTGTTCCGTATACGCCGCTGGATTGATGGTGACTACGGTATACAGTTCAGTCGCCATAACATTGATGTATTCAAAGGCATTAACCTAGACAGCACTCAATACGCCTATGTAGATTCTATGCTTGCGCTTGATTATGCGATTGAAACCTTTAATGCCGATCCTGCACGTAAATGGGACAAGCAAACCAAGGGCTATCCGTTCCAAGTGGATCAGGTGATGATCAACGGCAAGCGCTTCTTTGAGTACATTCAGCACTACATGGCGATTCACTCGACCTTGTTCGTTGGTGATGATGCAAGGCTATCTTCATTCGTCGATAAGCACGCTAAGTACAAAGGCAGTAGCCGTAAAGGGGATAGCTATGTACGAAACCTATTTTTGTGTGTGGTGATGTATTACTACGACAAGTTCGGTGATGTGGAGTTAGAGAAAGCCGCACAGGTTTGTTATCGCTGGAGTTATTTCCTTCGCCTTGAGCTACAACGTATCGGTATGGAGTCGGTAGATAACCACGCTAAGGATCGTAGTGGGCTGTTTAGAGCAATCAGCAAAGCTGTTCACCCTCAACAGGTGTTGAACTTTCAGCCTCCTTACATTCAAGAGCCTAAGTTCAAGAACGCGAAGAACGTGCAGGCATCTATTGACGCAATGAAATCGGGAAGTGTAAATGAGTGA
- the cas6f gene encoding type I-F CRISPR-associated endoribonuclease Cas6/Csy4: MTKRYYFLIRYIPAQADYELLAGRCISQMHLFMVNNRQAMNKIGVSFPYWSDVTVGQTIAFVAEDKDMMVGLSFQPYFSVMVNEGLFEISSVCEVPDIAVEVRFTRNQTIGKSFLGSKKRRIKRSMARSELSGVEPSLPATNEERAIDSFHRIPISSGSSGESYILFVQKELVSERDAANFNSYGLATNQERKGTVPELRF; the protein is encoded by the coding sequence ATGACTAAGCGTTACTACTTCTTAATACGTTACATACCTGCACAAGCCGACTATGAGCTGTTAGCAGGGCGTTGTATCTCCCAAATGCACTTGTTTATGGTGAATAACCGACAAGCCATGAATAAAATAGGTGTGAGCTTTCCCTACTGGAGTGATGTTACGGTTGGTCAAACCATAGCTTTTGTTGCCGAAGATAAAGATATGATGGTTGGACTCTCTTTTCAGCCCTATTTCTCTGTGATGGTAAATGAAGGTTTGTTTGAGATCTCCAGTGTTTGTGAGGTGCCTGACATTGCGGTTGAGGTGAGGTTTACCCGTAATCAAACGATTGGGAAAAGTTTTCTGGGCTCCAAGAAACGTCGAATCAAACGTAGCATGGCTAGATCCGAACTATCTGGTGTTGAACCATCGTTACCAGCCACTAATGAAGAGCGTGCCATCGATAGTTTTCATCGAATCCCAATCTCCAGCGGTTCATCAGGGGAAAGTTATATTTTGTTTGTACAAAAGGAGCTTGTTAGTGAGCGCGATGCAGCAAACTTTAACAGCTATGGTTTAGCCACCAATCAAGAAAGAAAAGGCACAGTACCTGAGTTACGTTTTTAA
- a CDS encoding restriction endonuclease subunit S, giving the protein MSVEQTSMNQLITDNIDIWTSTVKTKSASGRGSSKKRELYGVKKLRELILELAVRGKLVPQDSNDEPASVLLERIEKEKDSLIKEKKIRKPLKTEQIGSDEAPFELPVGWEWRRLVHLVTVLGDGLHGTPEYSENGEYFFVNGNNLSNGSIQIKPETKRVSEEQYLKHKKDLNDRTVLVSINGTLGNVGFYNNEAVMLGKSACYFNLFQGISKDYIKRLIESPYFRNYAFSAATGSTIKNLGLKAMNNFVLAVPSEVEQNRIVAKVDELMTLCDQLEQQTEASIEAHQVLVTTLLDTLTNSADADELMQNWERISEHFDTLFTTEASIEQLKQTILQLAVMGKLSKPLDSDTPVSNHLDSILEQQKLTASAKEFKLIEAELANTKVEVDTNRVMLKARCFCDFITKGTTPSKTELLEIGDVPFLKVYNIVDNQLDFDYRPIFISQGVHEGKLKRSMASPGDVIMNIVGPPLGKVTVLTDQYTQWNMNQALAVFKPVDVVFNRYLYYVLSCDLTLNSVLKEVKGTAGQDNLSLEQCRDLLIPVIGIEEQKRLVELVDILLDLCKFLKTRLEESQSTQLHLTDAIVEQAV; this is encoded by the coding sequence ATGAGTGTAGAACAAACCTCGATGAACCAGTTGATTACAGACAATATCGACATTTGGACTTCAACCGTTAAAACCAAATCTGCCTCTGGTCGCGGTAGCAGCAAAAAGCGTGAGCTTTATGGCGTGAAGAAACTACGTGAGCTGATTTTAGAATTGGCGGTGCGCGGTAAGTTGGTACCGCAAGATTCGAATGATGAGCCTGCTTCTGTTTTGCTTGAGAGAATAGAGAAAGAAAAAGACAGCCTAATCAAAGAAAAGAAAATAAGAAAACCTTTAAAAACGGAACAGATTGGTAGTGATGAAGCTCCGTTTGAACTTCCTGTTGGTTGGGAGTGGAGAAGACTAGTTCATCTCGTGACAGTTTTAGGTGATGGCTTACATGGTACTCCCGAATATTCTGAAAATGGTGAATATTTTTTCGTCAATGGGAATAATCTGTCGAATGGTTCGATACAAATCAAACCTGAAACAAAACGAGTCTCCGAAGAACAATATCTGAAACATAAAAAAGATTTGAATGACAGAACTGTATTAGTTTCAATCAATGGAACGCTGGGTAATGTTGGTTTCTATAACAATGAAGCAGTAATGCTTGGAAAGAGTGCTTGCTACTTTAACTTATTCCAAGGTATTTCAAAGGACTACATTAAGCGTTTAATAGAATCACCTTACTTTAGGAATTATGCTTTTTCTGCAGCTACTGGTAGCACAATAAAAAACCTCGGCTTAAAAGCTATGAATAACTTTGTGCTTGCTGTTCCTTCTGAAGTTGAACAAAACCGCATCGTCGCCAAAGTCGATGAACTCATGACTCTCTGCGACCAACTAGAGCAACAAACCGAAGCCAGCATTGAAGCGCATCAGGTACTGGTTACAACGCTGTTAGACACGCTCACCAACTCTGCTGATGCCGACGAGCTAATGCAAAACTGGGAGCGCATCAGCGAGCACTTCGATACTCTGTTCACCACAGAAGCGAGCATCGAACAGCTAAAACAAACCATCTTGCAACTGGCGGTAATGGGTAAGCTATCAAAGCCTCTAGATTCTGATACACCTGTTTCAAATCATTTGGATAGTATCCTAGAGCAACAAAAGCTAACTGCTTCAGCCAAGGAGTTTAAGCTCATAGAGGCTGAACTAGCAAATACCAAAGTTGAAGTTGATACTAACAGGGTTATGTTAAAAGCCCGATGTTTTTGTGATTTCATTACAAAGGGAACAACACCAAGTAAAACAGAGTTACTAGAAATCGGAGATGTGCCTTTCTTAAAAGTTTATAACATTGTAGATAATCAATTAGACTTTGATTACAGACCAATTTTTATTTCTCAAGGTGTACATGAAGGAAAACTAAAGCGATCTATGGCAAGCCCTGGAGATGTGATAATGAACATTGTTGGACCGCCTTTAGGTAAAGTGACGGTTCTTACTGATCAATATACACAATGGAATATGAATCAGGCATTAGCTGTTTTTAAACCAGTAGATGTAGTTTTCAACCGTTACCTTTATTACGTATTATCTTGTGACTTGACTTTAAACTCAGTTTTAAAAGAAGTGAAAGGGACTGCTGGGCAAGACAATCTGTCTTTAGAACAATGCCGTGATTTGCTTATTCCAGTTATTGGTATTGAAGAGCAAAAAAGGTTAGTTGAGTTAGTCGACATACTATTAGATCTATGTAAGTTTCTAAAAACTCGCTTAGAAGAGTCTCAAAGCACGCAGCTACACCTCACTGACGCTATTGTTGAGCAGGCGGTGTAA
- a CDS encoding DUF262 domain-containing protein has product MSDSNQVEQLSVRALFDSKTQYVIPIYQRNYAWGATEIEQLIQDISDAAGLITQSDETATAKQVKYYLGSLVVYQRTTHSHQSNVVYETIDGQQRHTTLSILLAYLKNRNVLAENELEGLDINLTFDSRPKSSRALDDIYTGRTNGESEEPNIHAAFNIIKRYFKTKGLDAQAKTQQFFDYLLESVTILRVVVPPQTDLNHYFEIMNNRGEQLEKHEVLKAKFMATLGDDEERGCFSTVWDACANMTRYTQMGFQSDLRKDVFGSDWQTMPTSFEAIQEKHTSKQQKEDAMTLREIISNKASRSNTDDDEREKEERFGSVIDFSNFLLHVLKLMKMEENVSLDDKKLIDAFISKDDGLKVGAKAFVYELLKCRILFDSYVIKPDQHDEKRKWSLLRLSSYINKNSLSPEYPNAFSSDNNEKIRMILAMFHVSNPALVYKRWLNDALRVLNDLATEDRLEVDGSSYLAALEKQSDKYFDEICGGSQLEFTENNVGVLHQGTGVQNFVFNRLDYLLWRNLSDGKPVGDITKETLGAHFTSFHFAFRTSVEHYFPQTDPSGASKMQDVDRFGNLCLISPSSNSRLSNYSPQDKKKFYKENNRAESLKQAIMMSYDDWGPDGVARENIQNHEKVMIKVLRDQI; this is encoded by the coding sequence ATGAGTGATTCGAACCAAGTAGAGCAGTTATCCGTTAGAGCACTTTTCGACAGCAAAACCCAATATGTCATTCCTATCTATCAGCGTAACTACGCTTGGGGCGCGACAGAGATTGAGCAGCTTATCCAAGATATCAGTGATGCTGCAGGGCTTATAACTCAATCTGATGAAACCGCTACTGCCAAACAAGTAAAATATTATCTAGGTAGCCTTGTGGTTTATCAGCGCACAACGCATTCACACCAATCGAATGTGGTATACGAAACCATTGATGGACAGCAAAGACATACAACGCTCTCTATCTTGTTGGCGTACCTCAAAAATCGTAATGTGCTCGCAGAGAATGAGCTAGAAGGGTTAGACATTAATCTCACCTTTGATAGTCGTCCAAAATCCTCCAGAGCATTAGATGACATATATACAGGCAGAACCAATGGTGAGTCAGAAGAGCCTAACATCCATGCTGCTTTCAACATCATTAAACGTTATTTCAAAACCAAAGGCTTAGATGCACAAGCGAAGACTCAACAGTTCTTTGATTATCTATTAGAAAGCGTCACTATCCTTAGAGTCGTCGTGCCACCACAAACCGATCTTAACCACTACTTTGAGATCATGAATAACCGTGGTGAGCAGCTAGAAAAGCATGAAGTATTGAAAGCAAAATTCATGGCAACGCTTGGTGATGATGAGGAAAGAGGCTGCTTTTCCACTGTTTGGGATGCTTGTGCGAATATGACGCGCTATACCCAAATGGGTTTCCAATCGGACTTACGAAAAGACGTATTTGGCTCAGATTGGCAGACAATGCCAACAAGCTTTGAAGCGATTCAAGAAAAGCACACGAGCAAGCAGCAAAAAGAAGATGCAATGACGCTGCGAGAAATCATCAGTAACAAGGCATCTCGCTCAAATACTGACGATGACGAGCGAGAGAAAGAAGAACGCTTTGGTTCGGTTATCGACTTCTCAAACTTCTTACTTCATGTCTTAAAATTGATGAAGATGGAAGAGAACGTTTCGCTTGATGATAAGAAGTTGATCGACGCATTTATCTCTAAAGATGATGGTCTGAAGGTTGGCGCTAAAGCTTTTGTCTATGAACTGCTTAAATGCCGAATTCTGTTTGATAGTTACGTAATTAAGCCTGACCAGCACGATGAAAAGCGTAAGTGGAGCTTGTTAAGACTTAGCTCTTACATAAACAAAAATAGTTTGAGTCCAGAGTACCCAAATGCCTTCAGTAGCGATAACAACGAAAAGATTCGTATGATCTTGGCAATGTTCCATGTATCGAATCCTGCTTTGGTATATAAGCGTTGGTTGAATGACGCTTTACGGGTATTGAACGATCTCGCTACAGAAGACCGATTGGAAGTTGATGGTAGTTCGTACTTAGCTGCACTTGAAAAGCAGAGTGACAAGTATTTTGATGAGATCTGTGGTGGCTCTCAACTTGAGTTTACAGAGAACAATGTCGGTGTATTACATCAAGGTACAGGTGTTCAGAACTTCGTATTTAACCGTTTGGATTACCTACTTTGGCGCAACCTATCAGACGGGAAGCCAGTTGGCGACATTACTAAAGAGACTCTAGGAGCCCACTTCACAAGCTTTCATTTTGCGTTCAGGACTTCAGTTGAGCACTACTTCCCACAAACCGACCCATCTGGTGCAAGTAAGATGCAGGACGTGGATCGTTTCGGTAACCTTTGCCTTATTTCGCCAAGCAGCAACTCAAGACTTAGCAATTACTCTCCTCAAGATAAGAAGAAATTCTATAAAGAAAACAATCGTGCAGAGAGTTTAAAGCAAGCCATCATGATGAGTTATGACGATTGGGGACCCGATGGTGTGGCACGTGAAAATATTCAGAATCATGAAAAAGTGATGATTAAGGTTCTGCGAGATCAAATTTGA
- a CDS encoding type I-F CRISPR-associated protein Csy2, producing the protein MTKLRDLLAIEDETVKQITLKKMFMAYTEDVCVEGCEKEALTILLNLSSSHQADRCSDWLDITRAKRHLKAAENLEASLDEIKWFHTHNLKFPDCRVKDQRIIAQPLATTEAFISSLVLEQRLGWAHNSAVYRHTLWLLNPFRWQSQSVSLHSLIQQETPVWLELLKGFGLGTKSLARLQNTMAEQLPENSLPDRVSTYSKQLRFPWGDDYVSVTPVVSHTIQSELEVRSRSQESKLCFVSSSLPNSASIGNLCGSLGGHMKVLNYPLDVKPAQGGTLTESRKKSGHYFDDYQVTNAKSCQVLNHLIGSEPSKTQKQRENARKVRSKILRKQIALWMLPLIELRDIVDADSNQQQLEHDDTLAQAFLALPESDLGSLANEFNRRLHLTFQNNTYAAKFAYHPKLMQVAKAQIVWVLEQLSKPNGNEDKVAGEQYIYLSSMRVQDAVAMSSPYLCGAPSLTAIWGFMHRYQREFNKLVNCDSPFEFSSFSFYVRSENIQPTAKLTEPNSVAKARTVSSVKRPAIRTERLADIEIDLVIRVHSDSRISDFKSALKTALPVVFAGGALYQPQLSTQIEWLRTFTSKSELFHVIKGLPAYGRWLYPSENQPSDFDDLEHLITKDADNLPVSIGYYLLERPTKRCNSITNYHAYAENAIGLAKKVNPIEVRFSGRDHFLNHAFWSIECSSETILIKNYRD; encoded by the coding sequence ATGACGAAATTAAGAGACTTATTAGCAATTGAAGACGAGACAGTAAAGCAGATTACGCTAAAGAAGATGTTCATGGCCTATACGGAAGATGTCTGTGTTGAAGGGTGTGAAAAAGAAGCGTTAACGATTTTGCTCAATCTCAGTTCAAGCCATCAAGCGGATAGATGCTCGGATTGGTTGGATATTACCCGCGCTAAAAGGCATTTAAAAGCGGCTGAGAACCTAGAGGCGTCCCTTGATGAAATCAAATGGTTCCATACTCATAATCTCAAGTTTCCAGACTGCCGAGTTAAAGATCAGCGGATAATTGCACAACCTCTTGCTACAACCGAGGCGTTTATCTCAAGCTTAGTATTAGAGCAACGTTTGGGGTGGGCGCATAACTCTGCGGTGTATCGCCATACATTGTGGTTATTGAATCCTTTTCGTTGGCAATCACAGTCCGTGAGTCTTCATTCACTTATTCAGCAAGAAACCCCTGTTTGGCTCGAGCTGCTTAAAGGTTTTGGTTTAGGCACTAAGTCACTTGCTCGCTTACAAAACACAATGGCAGAACAGCTACCTGAAAATAGCCTCCCTGACAGAGTCAGTACTTACAGCAAGCAACTACGGTTTCCATGGGGGGATGATTATGTTTCGGTGACCCCAGTGGTCAGTCATACCATCCAAAGTGAGCTAGAAGTGAGATCGCGAAGTCAGGAAAGTAAGCTCTGCTTTGTGTCTTCGTCATTGCCAAACTCGGCAAGTATCGGGAATCTGTGTGGCAGTTTAGGTGGGCATATGAAAGTCCTAAACTACCCGCTAGACGTCAAACCAGCGCAGGGTGGGACGTTAACTGAAAGTCGCAAAAAGAGTGGCCACTACTTTGATGACTATCAGGTAACTAACGCTAAAAGTTGTCAGGTGTTAAATCATCTAATTGGTTCAGAGCCATCAAAAACACAGAAGCAAAGAGAGAACGCTCGTAAGGTTAGAAGTAAGATATTGCGAAAGCAGATAGCCCTGTGGATGCTACCATTAATTGAGTTAAGAGATATCGTTGATGCTGACTCTAATCAACAGCAATTGGAACATGATGACACTTTAGCTCAAGCCTTTTTGGCGCTACCAGAATCGGATCTAGGCTCTTTAGCTAATGAGTTTAACCGTCGCTTGCATCTCACGTTTCAGAATAATACGTATGCCGCAAAGTTTGCCTATCACCCTAAGCTTATGCAGGTCGCCAAAGCCCAAATTGTATGGGTACTTGAACAACTTAGTAAACCAAATGGCAATGAAGATAAGGTAGCGGGTGAGCAGTATATCTATTTGTCATCAATGAGAGTGCAAGATGCGGTCGCAATGAGTAGCCCATATCTGTGTGGTGCTCCTTCTTTGACGGCTATTTGGGGTTTTATGCACCGCTATCAAAGAGAGTTTAACAAGCTAGTTAATTGTGATTCCCCGTTTGAGTTTTCGAGTTTCTCTTTTTATGTTCGAAGCGAGAACATTCAACCGACAGCTAAGCTTACAGAACCTAACTCAGTCGCCAAAGCGCGAACGGTTTCTAGCGTAAAACGGCCTGCTATCCGCACAGAACGATTGGCGGATATTGAAATAGACTTAGTTATCAGAGTCCATAGTGATAGTCGTATTTCAGATTTTAAGTCAGCGCTTAAAACAGCTCTTCCCGTAGTTTTTGCCGGAGGGGCATTATACCAACCACAGCTATCGACGCAGATTGAGTGGCTAAGGACGTTTACCAGTAAGAGCGAGCTTTTCCATGTCATAAAAGGGTTGCCAGCATACGGACGATGGTTATATCCAAGTGAGAACCAGCCGAGTGACTTTGATGACCTAGAGCATTTAATAACGAAAGACGCTGATAATTTGCCAGTTTCTATTGGCTACTATTTGTTAGAACGCCCCACTAAACGGTGCAACTCAATCACCAATTATCACGCTTATGCAGAGAATGCGATAGGGTTAGCTAAAAAAGTGAATCCAATAGAAGTACGTTTTAGTGGAAGAGATCACTTTTTAAACCATGCCTTTTGGTCGATAGAATGCAGTAGCGAAACTATTCTTATAAAAAACTATAGGGATTAA